The Dehalogenimonas sp. 4OHTPN genome window below encodes:
- a CDS encoding porin PorA family protein produces MAKRGLMFSGVAIIALALVWLYLIFPGMAKLPADYEKTYHFDGSVQIAGATGALSPQIPTKMDRDLKATDVNESDALIIQQVIKFMTADGRPLSTLDPRLAALDSTETYAIDRTTRENVAGGDKSRTGQFTFPANTKQETYQFWSATTGTALSAAFAGEEEIDGLKVYVFKIDSKDNAYPNAANGAPQKVDVATTIKVEPVSGTPIFTTTKTTVRMQVAANTLIPVLINESTFTQATVDEAVAEGKSNRSLILWASVYGFWAAVGLGAVLLVIGLVKK; encoded by the coding sequence ATGGCAAAACGCGGCCTGATGTTTTCCGGAGTCGCAATCATCGCCCTGGCACTGGTCTGGTTGTACCTTATCTTCCCCGGGATGGCTAAACTTCCGGCGGACTATGAAAAAACATACCACTTTGATGGTTCAGTACAGATCGCAGGAGCAACCGGGGCGTTGAGCCCTCAGATTCCCACAAAGATGGATCGAGATCTAAAGGCGACGGATGTCAACGAATCCGACGCACTGATTATTCAGCAGGTAATAAAATTTATGACAGCCGATGGGCGACCACTGTCGACGCTTGATCCAAGACTCGCCGCCCTTGACTCAACCGAAACCTATGCTATTGATCGGACAACCCGGGAAAACGTAGCCGGCGGCGACAAATCCCGCACCGGTCAATTCACTTTCCCGGCCAATACCAAACAGGAAACATATCAGTTCTGGTCTGCGACCACCGGCACTGCGTTGTCTGCGGCTTTCGCTGGCGAAGAAGAAATCGACGGACTGAAGGTATATGTATTCAAGATAGATAGCAAGGACAACGCTTACCCTAATGCTGCTAACGGCGCGCCTCAGAAAGTTGACGTTGCCACCACTATTAAAGTGGAGCCTGTGTCCGGAACGCCTATTTTCACAACCACCAAGACTACCGTTCGGATGCAGGTAGCTGCTAATACTTTGATCCCGGTGCTGATTAATGAAAGCACCTTCACCCAGGCAACGGTAGATGAAGCGGTGGCGGAAGGTAAATCCAATCGCAGTCTCATCCTGTGGGCCAGCGTCTATGGTTTTTGGGCGGCCGTCGGATTGGGCGCGGTGTTGCTCGTTATCGGACTGGTAAAAAAGTAG
- the fdhF gene encoding formate dehydrogenase subunit alpha: MIRITIDEREIRAVEGQTVLEAAREAGIYVPTLCSSPDLKPYGGCRLCVVEIDRMRGLPTACTTPVAEGMTVRTDTPAVRDARLAVLDLILAEHPLDCLTCVKNQRCELQQVTARLGFTDRQLPRRSRVQAIDDSNPFFRLDRNYCILCARCTRACDEISGNNAIEITGRGYDSRVGTASDRPITETNCRSCGECVVRCPVAALAPKLDVLADNEQATICPYCGVGCGLILKTRGARIVSISGDSSNPVSKGRLCVKGRYGVTGFVHHPDRLTEPQVRKNGVFMPVPWDEALETVCSRLAQYKPSEVAVISSAKATNEENYLIQKLARAVLETNSVDHCARLCHAPTVAGLAAAFGSGAMTNSIGDLKNAACFFIIGANTSESHPIIGFDLKQAIKNGARLIVANPVPVPLASRADIYLQHTPGSDVMLLSAMCKVIITEDLLDHTFIQERTEGFVELAASLADFSLDQAAETCGVPLADIKAAARLYASSQPSAILYAMGITQHSHGTDNVLAVANLAMLTGNIGKPGGGVNPLRGQNNVQGACDMGALPDVYPGYQKVSDAATRRKFESAWGVKLPYRRGLTVPEILDSIDRGKIKALYIVGENLTLSEPDSGRVRRTLSKLEFMAVQDIFRTETAELGHVILAAASFAEKEGTFTNTERRVQRLRQAIQPAGESKPDWWITAELGKRLGGKGFDYSGPEQIFSEMHALTPSYGGITYQRLKNVGLQWPCPDEGHPGTPILHTKQFVRGRGIFKPVGYLPPAEQLDADFPFILTTGRSPYHFHTGTMTRRVTGLKTLQPREILEIASLDATSLCISPGDVVRVTSRRGAVTAEARINRRLKPGVVFMSFHFPETNTNIITNPTSDPLSGTPELKVAAVRLEKV; this comes from the coding sequence ATGATCAGAATAACCATCGATGAACGGGAGATCCGCGCCGTTGAAGGGCAAACCGTTTTAGAGGCGGCGCGGGAGGCCGGCATTTACGTCCCCACCCTGTGCTCCTCTCCTGATTTGAAGCCCTACGGCGGCTGCCGCCTCTGCGTGGTTGAAATCGATCGAATGCGCGGCTTGCCAACTGCCTGCACCACTCCGGTGGCTGAGGGGATGACCGTCCGTACCGACACCCCGGCGGTAAGAGACGCCCGCCTGGCAGTGCTGGACCTGATTCTAGCCGAGCACCCTTTAGACTGCCTGACCTGTGTCAAGAACCAGCGGTGTGAACTCCAACAGGTTACAGCGCGGCTCGGCTTCACCGACCGCCAGTTACCCCGCCGCAGCCGCGTCCAGGCGATCGATGATTCGAACCCTTTCTTCCGCCTTGACCGCAATTACTGCATCCTCTGCGCGCGGTGTACCCGCGCCTGCGATGAAATCTCAGGCAATAACGCTATCGAAATAACCGGCCGGGGTTACGATTCCAGGGTCGGCACCGCCTCCGACCGGCCGATCACCGAAACTAATTGCCGCAGCTGCGGCGAATGCGTCGTCCGCTGCCCCGTGGCGGCGCTCGCGCCGAAACTGGACGTCCTGGCTGACAATGAGCAGGCCACCATCTGCCCGTACTGCGGCGTCGGCTGCGGTCTGATCCTGAAAACCAGAGGCGCCAGGATTGTCAGCATCTCCGGCGACAGTTCGAATCCTGTCTCTAAAGGCCGGCTCTGCGTCAAAGGCCGATACGGTGTCACGGGTTTTGTTCATCACCCGGACAGGCTTACAGAACCTCAGGTCAGGAAGAACGGCGTCTTCATGCCGGTTCCCTGGGATGAAGCTCTGGAGACCGTCTGCTCACGGCTGGCTCAGTACAAGCCTTCCGAGGTAGCGGTCATCTCGTCGGCCAAGGCCACCAACGAAGAGAATTACCTGATTCAAAAACTAGCCCGGGCGGTTCTGGAAACGAATTCAGTCGACCACTGCGCCCGGCTTTGCCACGCGCCTACTGTAGCCGGGCTAGCCGCCGCTTTCGGCTCCGGGGCGATGACCAATTCCATCGGGGATCTAAAAAACGCGGCGTGTTTTTTCATTATCGGCGCCAACACCTCGGAAAGCCACCCCATTATCGGCTTCGATCTGAAACAGGCAATTAAGAACGGAGCCCGGTTGATCGTCGCCAACCCGGTGCCAGTGCCCCTGGCCAGCAGGGCCGACATCTACCTCCAGCACACTCCTGGCAGCGATGTCATGCTCCTTTCTGCCATGTGCAAAGTAATCATCACCGAAGATTTGCTCGATCATACTTTCATCCAGGAACGCACCGAAGGTTTCGTGGAACTTGCCGCCTCCCTGGCGGATTTCAGCCTGGACCAGGCCGCCGAGACATGCGGGGTGCCGCTGGCGGATATTAAAGCGGCCGCCAGATTGTACGCCTCCAGCCAGCCGTCTGCCATTCTGTATGCTATGGGAATTACCCAACATTCTCACGGTACCGATAATGTCCTGGCTGTTGCCAACCTGGCGATGTTGACAGGCAATATCGGCAAACCCGGCGGTGGGGTCAATCCGCTCCGCGGCCAGAACAACGTCCAGGGAGCCTGCGATATGGGCGCTCTGCCCGATGTCTATCCCGGTTATCAGAAGGTCAGCGATGCCGCCACTCGCCGCAAGTTCGAATCAGCCTGGGGGGTGAAATTGCCTTACCGGCGCGGTCTGACCGTACCGGAGATACTGGATTCTATAGACCGGGGTAAAATCAAAGCTCTCTATATTGTCGGTGAAAACCTGACTCTATCCGAGCCGGATAGCGGCCGGGTACGGCGGACGCTTTCAAAGCTGGAATTCATGGCAGTCCAGGATATCTTCAGAACCGAAACTGCTGAACTCGGGCATGTGATTCTAGCCGCGGCCAGCTTCGCTGAAAAAGAGGGGACCTTCACCAACACCGAACGGCGGGTTCAGCGGCTCAGACAGGCGATTCAGCCGGCCGGTGAATCCAAGCCGGACTGGTGGATTACCGCCGAACTGGGTAAGCGGCTGGGCGGCAAGGGATTCGACTACTCCGGTCCTGAACAAATTTTCAGCGAAATGCACGCCCTAACCCCATCTTACGGCGGAATAACCTATCAGAGACTTAAAAACGTGGGGTTGCAGTGGCCGTGCCCTGACGAGGGCCATCCCGGCACGCCGATTCTTCACACGAAACAGTTTGTCCGCGGCAGGGGCATTTTTAAACCGGTCGGCTATCTTCCACCCGCTGAACAGCTGGACGCTGATTTCCCCTTCATCCTGACCACCGGCCGCAGCCCGTATCACTTCCACACCGGTACCATGACCCGGCGGGTGACCGGTCTTAAGACTCTTCAGCCGCGGGAAATCCTGGAGATAGCATCGCTCGATGCCACCAGTCTATGCATATCCCCCGGCGATGTGGTAAGAGTGACCTCCCGCAGGGGAGCGGTGACCGCCGAGGCGAGAATCAACCGTCGTTTGAAACCAGGTGTGGTGTTCATGAGCTTCCATTTCCCGGAGACCAACACTAATATCATAACCAACCCGACCTCCGACCCGTTATCCGGAACTCCAGAGTTGAAAGTGGCCGCGGTCCGCCTGGAAAAAGTGTAG
- the acpS gene encoding holo-ACP synthase: MKQYLGVDIIEISRVEESVARWGNGFLDRVFTQVEKELYKGKIESLAVRFAAKEAAVKALGCRKIIYRDIEILSESDGRPSLKLHGRALTIAGSLGITEFAVSLSHDRRNAVAIVSAIV; the protein is encoded by the coding sequence GTGAAACAGTATCTGGGCGTTGATATTATTGAAATTTCCCGCGTCGAAGAATCGGTCGCCCGCTGGGGCAACGGGTTCCTGGACCGCGTTTTCACCCAGGTGGAAAAAGAACTCTATAAAGGTAAGATCGAATCTTTGGCGGTTCGCTTCGCGGCCAAAGAAGCCGCTGTTAAGGCGCTCGGCTGCCGGAAGATAATCTACCGCGATATTGAAATCCTGTCGGAATCAGATGGCCGGCCGTCACTCAAGCTTCATGGCCGTGCTTTGACTATTGCGGGCAGTCTCGGCATCACCGAATTCGCGGTCAGCCTGTCGCACGACCGCCGGAACGCTGTCGCCATCGTATCGGCTATCGTTTAA